A stretch of Anaerolineae bacterium DNA encodes these proteins:
- a CDS encoding D-glycerate dehydrogenase: MTKPKVFVTRLIPEKGLDQVKEFCEAVVWTDELPPPRQIILERVRGVDGILSLLTDTMDAEVMDAAGPGLKVISNYAVGFDNIDIPAATKRGIPVGNTPGILTDTTADLAFALLMAAARRVVEGDRYTRAGQWKTWGPKLLLGVDVHGATLGLIGFGRIGQTMAKRALGFDMEVLYYDPINTADLEAKSLQAQSTDLDTVLQKSDFVSIHTPLTDETYHLISTEALSKMKPSAILINTARGPVVDSTALYQALQAGQIGYAALDVTEPEPLPFDSPLLELDNIIIVPHIASASRATRAKMAQMAADNLLAGLQGKPLPTCVNPEVYP, translated from the coding sequence ATGACCAAACCAAAAGTATTCGTTACCCGGCTCATCCCAGAAAAAGGGTTAGACCAAGTGAAAGAATTTTGCGAGGCCGTCGTTTGGACCGATGAACTACCGCCGCCGCGCCAGATCATCCTTGAGCGGGTCAGGGGTGTGGACGGCATCTTATCCCTGCTGACCGACACAATGGATGCCGAAGTTATGGACGCAGCCGGGCCGGGCTTGAAAGTTATCAGTAACTATGCCGTGGGTTTTGATAATATTGACATCCCGGCAGCAACCAAACGGGGCATTCCGGTTGGTAACACCCCCGGCATTCTGACCGATACCACCGCCGACTTAGCCTTTGCGCTGCTAATGGCCGCAGCCCGTCGGGTGGTAGAGGGTGATAGATATACGCGGGCCGGTCAATGGAAAACGTGGGGGCCAAAGCTCTTACTGGGCGTTGACGTCCATGGGGCCACGCTGGGCCTGATCGGGTTTGGCCGGATTGGCCAAACGATGGCCAAACGGGCCTTAGGGTTCGATATGGAGGTACTCTATTATGACCCGATAAACACCGCTGATCTTGAGGCCAAGTCACTTCAAGCCCAATCCACCGATCTTGATACGGTGCTGCAAAAGTCAGATTTTGTCTCAATTCACACCCCCTTGACCGATGAAACCTACCACCTCATCAGTACCGAGGCCTTAAGCAAGATGAAGCCAAGCGCTATTCTAATTAACACTGCTCGCGGTCCCGTGGTAGACTCAACTGCGCTGTACCAGGCTTTGCAGGCAGGGCAGATTGGCTATGCCGCGCTTGACGTGACCGAACCAGAGCCTCTTCCCTTCGACAGCCCCCTGCTTGAATTGGATAATATCATCATTGTCCCCCACATCGCCAGTGCCAGCCGGGCCACCCGAGCCAAGATGGCTCAAATGGCTGCCGACAATCTGCTGGCGGGCCTGCAAGGCAAGCCCTTGCCAACCTGCGTCAACCCTGAGGTGTACCCGTAA